A genomic window from Flavobacterium phycosphaerae includes:
- a CDS encoding T9SS sorting signal type C domain-containing protein yields the protein MANNYTYAESAGSATYTDLTTGTQLATSAVTAFNVLPSSVLASYTLPTPSYFYFNNIAVSKIYVSDNGFITFGSAASSASTYTTTPLSDATVYSAANYIGAAAGFGANLGSNVASAGEVRYDLLGSSPNRVFVVQYKNMQRYNGLYLSGLINMQIRFYETTGVVEVLFRDAFSSTSATSIGGQVGLRGTTNTFATDILNRVTPSTNIWPNSDPGIANNSVLLTQGVSPGPGVVTGFKALSRLVWTPCFSPSSVTATYQADLTTADISWTAPTVVPGSGYDWKITTDAGGATIANSGLATGTGVVGTTVSYTGLATGVPYYIWVKANCKNVWVAMPGTLTIPCNFASIPYTQNFETSNVPAIPNCNSIVMVSGANMVTVNNTATAYYGFNSKNLITSGNLAQNTWYFTQGITVTAGDLLVSGGYFRLSYKYGSTREQAFFVQKMKVAFGTVASVAGMTTTLADHDQIKTSPNTNVINFRITAPGTYYIGFNGYASATQGYLQLDDISLGYSTCFPPTALTSGQITPSSALITWTPPASAPASGYEYYYTPVTGTTATAGAFVIGSYYTILTIGTTNYTLIGASANTIGTIFQATGAGAGTGTAQLITTAAVTATVSGNVYQVIAIGTTDFTTIGGANTVGSFFTATGVGAGTGVVRLITQPLSTQTVSGSTAAGVIIANLSSLTSSTSYYFWSRSSCGAGDVSPWSVPNMFTTTPIITYCTPAPTSVDATGITNVSFGSINNTTGSEAGRYGNYTNLSTNVAQGATVNVSITLNTSIFDYNTRIWIDWNNDGDFYDAVDLNADTDTLDPGESEMTAYGLSSSTSPNTLVLSFFVPSLDSNLNSTLGPHRVRIGGADSNTLTGSGAGQGPCYNGSYGTFEDYSIYVTVPPPALTLSDGIPASSSNTICEGEDTSGAPVSLSSNPLDFQVYTWSPTNGVTGDIATGTVVFNPTVTTTYILTATQTSGNFSSNTATYTVNVNPKPSPITITPSAPTICQSDTTYQPLVATGGIVQGILTDVLFEDFNSSSTTFTTINSSTSGTPANAAWTLRPSPYAFRGISSFDNSQFYFSDSDNQGSTGTTLTELVSPVFSLAGYSDAALNFWHYYRQWNNGSAKVEISTNGGSTYTTLPNCTWTTTTQGSATNFKNVTVDLTAYVGQTNLVIRFIYSANYGYYWAVDNVRVYGSNTSLITWTPTTGLYLDSLGTTPYTGQTVSTVYAKPTTTRTYTAEASSLVGCSRDTTVTVTVTPIVAGTASSNQSICNLGSITDLTLTGYSGTITGWQHSTNATFSSGVNNIASSASATLTAAQIAATITTGPRYFRAVITNGTCTTYSNIITITFNKTIWNGAVWTNGTPDSTKAAEFQGNWSGGSLSTCSVLVTSGTVSFAAGQTLTVQNEVKVTGGTLNFADTASLYQVANITNPSSGDTPYSGKNTGQITYTRKTGTLRLYDYTYWSSPIYAQGLVVLSPNTPYLGFYQYDATVATPNWAWIDPINPMEVCRGYIIRSPNSFSTPQQFTANFFGTPNNGTLTYPIKGTTNQLNLIGNPYPSAIDGIKFLTDPANGSIDGTLYFWTHNTDIDVNGQYTPADYSTYTTLGGLPSASGGQAPTGDIGSGVAFFVHGLSDGTVTFNNDMRKAGANTQFFKTSTPASQDVSGVEKHRYWLEMTNTEGAYKGILVGYAEGATMGLDRLFDGEMLDIGGVVTMYTMVAPKKLGIQGRPLPFDINDTVPVGYKSTINGSYTITLTNFDGLFMDQDIYLEDKLLNVVHNLKQSGYNFTTEMGTFEDRFVLRYTDASLGIDNPNFDENSVIVYHNNKGLHINSGAKAMKNVTIFDIRGRQIAVKKEINSTETVFTTLPNTNQILLVKIEAEDGKTVTKKVVY from the coding sequence GTGGCTAATAACTATACGTATGCTGAATCTGCCGGTTCGGCAACCTATACTGATTTAACAACGGGAACTCAACTCGCTACATCAGCAGTAACTGCTTTTAATGTCTTACCAAGTAGTGTTTTGGCATCCTATACTTTGCCAACCCCTTCCTATTTTTATTTTAATAACATTGCCGTATCTAAAATATATGTTTCAGATAATGGTTTTATTACTTTTGGTTCGGCAGCTTCTTCAGCTTCAACTTATACTACTACACCTTTGTCAGATGCAACTGTTTATTCAGCGGCAAACTATATAGGAGCTGCTGCAGGCTTTGGAGCTAACTTGGGTAGTAATGTTGCTAGTGCTGGTGAAGTAAGATATGATTTGTTAGGGTCTTCTCCTAATAGGGTTTTTGTGGTGCAGTATAAAAATATGCAACGTTATAATGGTTTGTATTTAAGTGGTTTGATAAATATGCAAATTCGTTTTTATGAAACTACAGGGGTGGTTGAAGTTTTATTTAGAGATGCTTTCTCATCAACCTCAGCAACTTCTATAGGGGGACAAGTTGGTTTAAGGGGGACGACAAATACTTTTGCTACCGATATATTAAATAGAGTAACGCCTTCAACTAATATTTGGCCAAATTCTGATCCAGGAATTGCTAATAACTCTGTATTGCTAACTCAAGGAGTAAGTCCGGGGCCTGGAGTAGTTACCGGTTTCAAAGCACTTTCCAGATTAGTTTGGACACCTTGTTTTTCTCCAAGTTCAGTCACGGCCACTTATCAGGCTGACTTAACCACCGCAGATATCAGTTGGACTGCTCCTACAGTAGTACCGGGTTCAGGGTATGATTGGAAAATCACTACCGATGCGGGAGGAGCTACTATTGCTAACTCAGGTCTTGCTACAGGAACAGGAGTTGTAGGGACTACAGTTTCTTATACCGGTTTAGCTACGGGTGTACCTTATTATATATGGGTAAAAGCTAACTGTAAAAATGTTTGGGTGGCCATGCCGGGCACGCTTACAATACCTTGTAATTTTGCTAGCATTCCTTATACTCAAAATTTTGAAACCTCGAATGTTCCTGCTATTCCAAACTGTAACAGTATTGTTATGGTTTCGGGAGCAAATATGGTGACAGTCAATAATACAGCCACTGCTTATTATGGGTTTAATAGTAAAAACTTAATTACCAGCGGTAACTTAGCACAAAATACTTGGTACTTTACGCAAGGAATAACGGTAACTGCTGGTGACTTATTGGTTTCGGGAGGTTATTTCCGTCTTTCCTATAAATATGGTAGTACACGAGAGCAGGCTTTCTTTGTTCAAAAAATGAAAGTAGCTTTTGGTACGGTAGCTTCGGTAGCGGGTATGACCACAACTTTGGCCGACCATGATCAAATTAAAACATCACCAAATACTAACGTAATCAATTTCCGTATCACAGCGCCGGGTACCTATTATATAGGATTCAATGGTTATGCTTCGGCTACGCAAGGGTACTTACAGTTGGATGACATTTCTTTAGGCTACAGTACTTGTTTCCCGCCTACAGCTCTTACGTCAGGACAAATAACGCCATCGTCAGCACTGATCACTTGGACACCTCCGGCTTCAGCGCCTGCCAGTGGTTATGAATATTATTATACACCGGTTACCGGTACAACAGCCACTGCGGGTGCTTTTGTTATTGGTAGCTATTATACTATATTAACTATAGGTACTACTAACTATACTTTAATAGGAGCTAGTGCTAATACAATAGGAACTATATTCCAAGCTACCGGAGCAGGAGCAGGAACAGGAACCGCCCAACTAATTACTACAGCAGCGGTAACAGCCACAGTTTCCGGTAATGTGTATCAGGTGATAGCAATAGGAACTACTGATTTTACAACTATTGGTGGGGCTAACACGGTCGGGTCTTTCTTTACTGCAACAGGAGTAGGGGCAGGAACGGGTGTGGTTAGATTAATTACCCAACCTTTAAGTACACAAACCGTATCAGGTTCAACCGCAGCCGGAGTTATTATTGCTAATTTATCAAGTTTGACCTCTTCTACCAGTTACTATTTTTGGTCTCGTTCCAGTTGTGGGGCAGGAGATGTAAGTCCGTGGTCTGTACCCAATATGTTTACAACCACTCCTATTATAACTTATTGTACCCCGGCACCTACCAGTGTTGATGCCACCGGTATAACCAATGTATCATTTGGGTCTATTAATAATACCACCGGTAGTGAAGCAGGACGTTATGGCAATTATACCAACTTGTCTACCAATGTGGCACAAGGAGCTACGGTTAATGTATCTATTACCTTAAACACTTCTATTTTTGATTACAATACCAGAATTTGGATTGACTGGAATAATGACGGCGATTTTTATGATGCCGTAGATTTAAATGCTGATACTGATACTTTAGATCCGGGTGAGAGTGAAATGACTGCTTATGGCTTGTCTTCAAGTACTAGTCCAAATACATTAGTGTTAAGTTTCTTTGTGCCAAGTTTAGATTCAAATTTAAATAGTACATTAGGACCACACCGCGTTAGAATTGGTGGTGCAGATTCAAATACGCTGACAGGTTCAGGTGCAGGCCAAGGACCATGTTACAATGGTAGTTACGGTACTTTTGAAGATTACTCTATCTATGTAACTGTACCGCCGCCGGCATTAACACTTTCTGATGGTATTCCGGCTAGTAGTAGCAATACTATTTGTGAAGGAGAAGATACTTCGGGAGCACCGGTTAGCCTTTCTTCAAATCCATTGGATTTTCAAGTTTACACTTGGTCACCAACAAACGGAGTGACAGGCGATATAGCTACAGGTACAGTAGTGTTTAATCCGACAGTTACTACTACTTATATATTAACAGCTACACAAACCAGCGGTAATTTTTCTTCCAATACGGCAACTTATACTGTTAATGTAAATCCAAAACCATCACCTATAACGATTACTCCTTCGGCACCAACAATTTGTCAAAGTGATACTACTTATCAGCCGCTTGTTGCTACAGGAGGTATTGTACAAGGAATATTAACGGATGTATTGTTTGAAGATTTTAATAGTTCCAGTACTACTTTTACTACCATAAACAGCTCAACATCAGGTACGCCTGCCAATGCTGCTTGGACGCTACGTCCTAGTCCATATGCATTCCGTGGTATAAGTAGCTTTGATAATTCACAGTTTTACTTCTCTGATAGTGATAATCAAGGAAGTACCGGAACAACATTAACCGAATTAGTTTCTCCTGTATTTAGTTTGGCAGGTTATTCTGATGCGGCCTTAAATTTCTGGCATTACTACAGACAATGGAATAACGGAAGTGCTAAAGTTGAAATATCTACCAATGGAGGTAGCACATATACCACTTTACCAAATTGTACATGGACAACAACCACTCAAGGATCAGCAACCAATTTTAAAAATGTAACGGTTGACCTTACCGCTTATGTAGGACAAACAAATCTGGTAATCCGATTTATTTATAGTGCCAATTATGGTTATTATTGGGCAGTAGACAATGTTAGAGTATATGGAAGTAATACTTCTTTAATAACTTGGACACCAACTACAGGTTTGTATTTGGATTCACTTGGAACAACTCCTTATACAGGTCAAACCGTTTCAACAGTTTATGCTAAACCGACCACAACAAGGACTTATACCGCTGAGGCTAGCTCATTAGTGGGTTGTTCCAGAGATACTACCGTTACCGTTACCGTAACGCCAATTGTTGCAGGAACGGCTTCAAGTAATCAATCTATTTGTAACTTGGGTTCGATAACCGACTTAACCTTGACAGGTTATTCCGGAACGATAACCGGATGGCAACATTCTACCAATGCTACTTTCTCTTCAGGAGTTAATAATATTGCTTCGAGTGCCTCGGCTACTTTAACCGCAGCACAAATTGCGGCCACTATAACAACAGGTCCTCGTTATTTCAGAGCGGTGATTACTAATGGTACTTGTACAACTTATTCCAATATTATTACGATTACCTTCAATAAAACAATCTGGAATGGTGCTGTTTGGACTAATGGAACCCCTGATAGTACAAAAGCGGCTGAATTCCAAGGCAACTGGTCAGGAGGAAGTCTTTCTACATGTAGTGTTTTAGTTACCAGTGGAACAGTGTCATTTGCTGCCGGTCAAACATTAACAGTACAAAATGAAGTAAAAGTAACCGGTGGAACCTTGAATTTTGCTGATACGGCCAGTTTATACCAGGTGGCTAATATTACCAATCCATCTAGTGGAGATACCCCTTATTCAGGAAAAAATACAGGACAGATTACCTATACCAGAAAAACAGGTACTCTACGATTGTATGACTATACCTATTGGTCCTCACCAATTTATGCTCAAGGATTGGTGGTCTTATCTCCTAATACACCTTATTTAGGTTTTTATCAATATGATGCAACTGTAGCAACTCCAAATTGGGCTTGGATTGATCCAATTAATCCAATGGAAGTATGTAGAGGGTACATCATTAGATCACCTAATAGTTTTTCAACACCACAACAATTTACCGCTAATTTTTTCGGTACACCAAATAACGGAACATTAACTTATCCAATCAAAGGAACTACTAATCAATTAAATTTAATCGGAAATCCATACCCAAGTGCTATTGATGGTATCAAATTTTTGACTGATCCGGCTAATGGCAGTATAGATGGTACGTTATATTTTTGGACTCATAATACAGATATTGATGTAAATGGTCAATATACCCCAGCAGATTATTCTACTTATACCACTTTGGGCGGCTTGCCTTCAGCTTCAGGCGGACAGGCTCCAACCGGTGATATTGGTTCAGGAGTTGCTTTCTTTGTTCACGGTCTTTCAGACGGAACAGTTACCTTTAATAATGACATGCGTAAAGCCGGAGCAAATACTCAGTTCTTTAAAACTAGTACTCCTGCCAGTCAGGATGTTTCCGGAGTTGAAAAACACCGTTATTGGTTGGAAATGACCAATACAGAAGGGGCTTATAAAGGTATATTAGTTGGATATGCGGAAGGCGCCACTATGGGCTTAGACCGTTTATTTGATGGAGAAATGCTGGATATTGGTGGGGTAGTAACTATGTACACTATGGTAGCTCCTAAAAAATTAGGAATTCAAGGAAGACCATTACCATTTGATATTAATGATACAGTGCCGGTTGGTTATAAATCAACTATAAATGGTAGTTATACAATAACCTTAACGAACTTTGACGGATTGTTTATGGATCAGGATATTTATTTAGAAGATAAATTACTAAATGTGGTTCATAATTTAAAACAATCCGGTTACAATTTCACTACTGAAATGGGTACATTCGAAGACCGTTTTGTCTTACGATATACTGATGCATCACTTGGAATTGACAATCCGAACTTTGATGAAAATTCTGTGATTGTATATCATAACAACAAAGGATTGCACATAAATTCGGGTGCTAAAGCGATGAAAAATGTAACTATTTTTGATATCAGAGGCCGACAAATTGCAGTCAAAAAAGAGATAAATTCTACAGAAACTGTATTCACAACATTGCCAAATACGAATCAAATTTTATTGGTGAAAATAGAAGCAGAAGACGGTAAAACAGTGACTAAAAAAGTGGTTTACTAA
- a CDS encoding fibronectin type III domain-containing protein, with amino-acid sequence MMNFYNSLNCSSRTRFKNGIGNSDGSPPISTSKVTKVSWLVMILMFLSLTVSQQTWAQSTANYTPSTSTTGSLVLDKDGNAIDMSTGTTQLYGGLVDTFTATVTNIGFNFTMMGTTYSQFSCNPDGQIRLGATAISSHTQTAAASTAFLIANNADGKTDTTGKVHYKVQGTAPNRVLIIEWKDVWIYWNTTTTTFSTYQARIYENGTFEYVYGRMFNNNSSTQTTAIGFASSNTAGTIGQYTTLNTTPTYGSAATSFTTTTYAASSDMANLNSTADGSRRVFRFTPPAAPAAPTALNFTAVTGSTTTLNWTDTTGETGYQIYRSLDGVSYTQVGATLAANTVTSAQTGLSFGTTYYWRVVAVNEGGASSGLDGSQATVAGTLSGVKTVGTSGIIPT; translated from the coding sequence ATGATGAATTTTTACAATTCTTTGAATTGCAGTTCGAGAACTCGATTCAAAAATGGTATTGGAAATTCAGACGGTTCTCCGCCTATTTCCACATCCAAGGTCACGAAAGTGTCATGGTTGGTTATGATTCTGATGTTCTTGTCGTTGACGGTCAGTCAGCAGACGTGGGCGCAGAGTACAGCCAACTATACACCTTCTACAAGTACTACAGGTTCATTGGTATTGGACAAAGATGGTAATGCTATCGACATGAGCACGGGTACTACCCAGCTCTATGGAGGTCTCGTTGACACTTTTACAGCCACAGTAACCAACATTGGTTTTAACTTTACTATGATGGGTACTACGTACTCACAGTTTAGTTGTAATCCCGATGGTCAAATCAGGCTAGGAGCCACTGCTATTTCGAGTCATACTCAAACTGCCGCTGCCTCTACTGCTTTCCTTATTGCTAACAATGCGGATGGTAAGACTGATACGACAGGTAAAGTTCATTACAAAGTTCAGGGGACAGCTCCTAACAGAGTTTTGATTATTGAGTGGAAAGATGTTTGGATTTACTGGAATACCACGACCACAACATTCTCCACATATCAGGCTAGAATTTATGAAAATGGTACTTTTGAGTATGTGTATGGAAGAATGTTTAATAACAATTCATCGACACAAACTACGGCTATAGGTTTTGCTTCGTCAAATACTGCCGGAACAATTGGTCAGTATACAACACTGAATACAACACCTACTTATGGTAGTGCAGCTACTTCTTTCACTACTACGACATATGCTGCTAGTTCAGATATGGCTAATTTAAATTCAACTGCTGATGGCTCTAGAAGAGTATTTAGATTTACTCCTCCGGCAGCGCCAGCGGCACCGACAGCTTTAAACTTTACGGCTGTAACGGGTTCAACAACTACATTAAACTGGACGGATACTACGGGTGAAACCGGATATCAAATTTATCGTTCATTAGATGGTGTAAGCTATACTCAGGTTGGAGCTACTTTAGCTGCCAATACTGTAACTTCTGCACAAACCGGTCTTAGTTTCGGTACTACTTACTATTGGAGAGTAGTTGCTGTTAACGAAGGTGGTGCAAGTTCAGGTCTTGACGGTTCTCAGGCAACAGTTGCCGGTACCTTAAGCGGTGTTAAAACTGTAGGTACTAGCGGGATTATACCAACTTAA